The Candidatus Rubidus massiliensis DNA segment TGCAAGCGAAAATTTAAAATCATCAAGACAAAAAATCATCTCTGATTTAAATCAAAAAATCAAAACTGTTCATATTGATGTAACTATCGTATTTGATGCTCAACACCATGTTGAAGAGCAAGATAGACTTTATATGGATGCTGTTGAAATTATCTACACTTCACACGGACAAATCGCTGATGAATGGATAATTGATGAGTTAAAAAATAAAAAAAAACCGACTGAGCATGTTGTTGTCACTTCAGATAAAAAACTTGCTTATAGAGCTAAAATACATATGGCAAAAACTCAAACTGTAGAGGAGTTTGTCAGTTGGCTCGCCCGCCGTTTTGTCAATCAAAAACGAAAAGAAAGTTTACCAACCCTTGAAAAAAAAATTAAGAAAAAGGAAATAGTTCAAGAAACTGTAGTCATTCAAGAAGATGTAAATACCTATTATTTGAAAAGTTTTGAAAATAATTATAAAAAAATCCTAGAAGATGAAATCAAAAATGATAAGATTTTATCAAAATCGAATGAATCCGTAAAAAAAAGAAAATCTCTAAAGAAAAAAAATAAGAAAGAGGATGATTTATTTTTAATGGATTACTGGTTGAAATCTTTTGAAAGAAATATAGAAGAATAAGTTCTAGGATTTAGCCATTACCTAAAGCAAAAACAATTCTTTGAATCAAGTATTATTCAAAAGTTTAGAAAAAACAAATTTTTCCTATTAAAGTTGCAACAATTGGCCAACGATAATTCTTTATCCCTATCTTCTTACTTAAGACATTAAAAAAAGTAAGTACGATTAAAGAGGGGTATATTGCCTCTAAAAGGGGACTTAAGAACCGTGCTATTCCACTAAATTCAAAAGTTGATACAAAAAAAGCTATTGCTAATGTGATTATCATGGCAGTTGAATTAGAAACTTTATTTTTAGCCAATTCTGATTGAAAAAACTCGGCATATAACTTAGCTAAAACTACAGCTGTAGTAAAACACGCTAAAATGAGCGCGATACAAACAACTGGTGCAGATAAAGCACCCATTGCTTGGTAAGCTATAGTACCCAGCATTTGTTGTGGGGCGACGCCTATTAGGTTGGTACTATTTTTTGCGCCAAGGTAAATTAAAGTTACATAAATGATGCTTAAAAGAAAGGCGCCAACGTATAAGGAATGTTTAAAGATCTCAGCTACCGATTTTGTGGGATGTTTGAGTTGATCGATATGCTTTAATATAAAAGAGGAAAAAAAGAAAGCGGCTAAGAGATCCATTGTCTGGTAGCCCTGATAAAAACCACTCTTAAATGTCTGTAAGGAAGTTAAATTATTATTTGAAAAATAACCATCAGCTTTGAATCCGAAATAAGCGATAATACTTAAACTTAAAAGTAAAAACGGTGTTAGGTAAGTTCCTAAAATAGAAACAATTTGGCTTTCTTTATAGGTAACTAAATAAAGAATGGCGCAAAATATTAAACTAAAAACTGGGAGAGAAACATCGGGCGCTAAAAGATAGAAACTACCGTGGGCTACAGTTATACAACGAGCTAATACACCAAAAGGACTAATTATAGATAAAATAAGGAAAGATAGCCAAAAATTAGCTTTGGGACCCATGGTAGAAAAAAAAGCTTTTGTATCGCCTTTGTACAACCACATAGCATAAACCCCAAAAAAAGGGATAAAAACAGCCGTTATTAAAAGTCCAATACAAGCAACTTCATAATTTGATCCAACTTCATAACCTAAAGAGATAGGAAATACTAAATTTCCTGATCCAAAAAACATAGAAAATAAGGCAAAGCCAATCGAAAGAATTAAAATTAAATAAGACATGAAGTTATTAATCTTTAATTAAATTATGAATAGTATAGTTTTAAAAAAAGCGAACTTATATTATAAATTTTTTTATCTTCTTTAGTCAACAAACTATTTGCATAAAAAGTTTTTTTTCCTATTATTCCCATTTTTAAAGTATTGGCATTTTATGAGTTTTTGGCGTACTAAATCATTAGAGGACCTAAAAGCAGAAGCTAATAGTGGAAATGTTAAATTAGAAAGAAGTCTAAATGCATTTTCTTTAATTATGCTCGGAATTGGTGCCATTATCGGCGCTGGGTTATTTTCAATTACTGGTATTGCTGCAGCAAATAATGCAGGTCCAGCTATTTTAATTTCATTTGCCTTGGCAGCGTTAGGGTGTGCCTTAGCCGGTCTTTGCTTTAGTGAATTAGCAGCTATAATTCCAGTTGCAGGTGGTCCCTATTCTTATACTTATGTCGCCTTAGGGGAACTCTTTGCTTGGATTGTCGGATGGGCATTAATTTTAGAATACGCTGCTGGAGCTGCAGCTGTTTCGATTAGTTGGTCTGCCTATGTAACTTCCTTACTTAAAGATTTAGGAATTAATCTTCCTTTAAACCTCACTTCTTCTCCATGGCAAGGAACGCCCACGGATACAGGTTTGTTTTATGGAATAATCAATATTCCATCTTTAGTTGTAGTTGGTCTTTTATCCTATTTATTAATCCTAGGGGTTGATAAGTCTGCAAAAGTCAACACAGCGTTAGTGATCATTAAGGTGCTTGTCGTTTTACTATTTATTGTTTTGGGCTTTTTTTATATCAACTGGAATAATTACACACCTTTCATTCCTGAAAATACAGGTAAATTTGGAGAATTTGGTTGGAGCGGTATAGTAAGAGCGGCCGGAATTGTGTTTTTTGCCTACATTGGTTTTGACGCTGTTTCTACAGCTGCTCAAGAAGTGAAAAATCCTCAAAAAGATTTGCCAATCGGGATAATTGGTTCGTTAATTGTTTGCACTGTTTTATACATATTATTTTCATTTGTTTTAGTTGGTTTAGTACCCTATTATGATTTAGATTATGCCGCACCAATTGCTTTAGCTATTGATCAAACACCATTTGTTTGGCTAAATACATTAATAAAAATTGCCATTATTGCCGGTTTGACATCAGTTATATTAGTTTTAATGCTTGGACAATCAAGAATTTTCTTTACTATGGCAAAAGATGGACTTTTACCTCCTGTTTTTGGAAAGGTTCACTCTACTTATCATACACCCTGGATCGCTAATTTAATAGTTATGGGAGCTGTTGGATTGACTAGTGCATTTGCTCCTTTAAGCATGGTGGGAAGCTTGACAAGTATGGGCACTCTTTTAGCTTTTGCTATCGTCTGCGCAAGCGTTTGGGTTTTAAGATACAAAAGGCCTGATATTGAGCGTCCTTTTAAAACCCCATGGGTACCATTTATTCCTATTTTGGGGATACTTGTATGCGTTGGCCTAATGTTATTTCTAGGAATAGACAACTGGATTAGACTTATCGTTTGGTTAGGTATTGGCTTACTGGTATATTTTATGTATGGAAGGCATACAAGTCACTTAAGCTTACATCCAAATGGAAAAAAGCATTGATTGAATTTAATATCGTCTAAATTGAAATTTGAAAGAATATCAATTTAGGCGAAGTCTTATGGTATAGAGTACTTATCTTAAATACCTTCTAAATTTTTTTAAAGCTAAGCTCAAATTTAATTTAATTCTAATTTTTTTTTTGCTTTAAGAAAGGAAAAAGGGGCACTTTTGCAGTGTTGCCAAATTATAAACCTCTAAATTTTTGGATTAAGTTAGCCTTTGGAAGATAATGTCTTTAAATCTTATCTATTTCGCGATCTTTTTTTACTTGAAAAGGTTATAAAGTAGCTATTTATTTATATTTTTGTATGAGATAACATTAGTTAAATTAAATAATATAAAGATTATTATTATGTTAATTAATTATCGTTATTGCCTTGCTGTTGTTATTTTTTTTGCTTTTTGTTGGTTTTCTTTTTCATTACAAAATATGTCTGTTGAACGTTTAGATACAGAAAAAACGTACACATTAACAAATAAAGAAAGTAAATGGTTATTAGGTTTACTAAAAGACAGTAATCTATACGATAATGAAATAAAAAAGCTTTGTCCTTTTGTTCCTGAGTATAAATTAATTTTTGCAAATAATTGTAAAAGCAAAAAAATTTTAATTTCTTTATCTTGTTCTCAAATAAAATTGATGCAAAAAGGGGAAAAAGCACAAATATTAAATCTGAGCGATGAATTTCAACATTTACTTCACGACTTTTTTCAATCGAAAAATCTATTATGAAAAGTTTTTTTTGCATATTTTTTTTATTGGCAAATGTACTTTTTGCTCAACAAGTTCATTTTATTGTGGTAGCAGATAATCAGGCAAATAACATAGAAGATGTAGTTCATGCCAACCAAATTCTTATAAATGAATTTATACAGGATTTAATAGAAGTAACCAATTTAAAGATTAACAGTTTAAACCTTACTGAAAGTAATTTTAATGCCAAAACAATCTGGTCTTGTTTAAAAGAAAAACAGATAAATGCAAATGATATTATTTTGTTTTATTATACAGGTCATGGGTATAGAAACGAATTTCAAGAAACAGTGTGGCCTAGTTTATACTTAACAAATGAGAAAGCTGGGCTTGATTTTACTGATATTTTACAAATACTACAGGAAAAACGACCAGCTTTACTTTTAGCTTTAGCCGATTGTTGCAATAATATTATCCCAAGCAAATTTGCTCCACCAATTATTAAAGCGCAGCTACATCACCATAAAATAATAGGTGATAATTTTAAAAAAAATGTTACTTATCTTTTTTCTACCAAAGGAACTGTTGTCATAAGCGCTGCAAAAGCTGGTTCCTTTGCTTATGGCACTTCAAAAGGGGGTTTTTTTACTAAAAGTTTTTTAGATAGTTTTAACCTCATCCCACATATTTCCTGGGAAGAGTCTATAAAAAGTATGCAAAAATTATTAATTCATTATGTAGATCCTAAAAGTGATAGCAAAAGAAAGCAAGAAATTCAAAGTTACCTTCATTTGTCTCATGACGGAAGCTTTTAGAAAATAGAAATCATCAAATGGGAATAACTGCGTTATTTTTTTTTGTAAAGGCCATCCAAATCAAATAATGATCATTTTGTTAAATGCTTTTAAGCTTTGCAATTATTGATAAAAAAAATTTAAATGATTTTTTATTTCTAAACTATCTTACAGAAATTAATTT contains these protein-coding regions:
- a CDS encoding putative RNA-binding protein containing a PIN domain protein; protein product: MHYYVDGYNLLFRLFGASENLKSSRQKIISDLNQKIKTVHIDVTIVFDAQHHVEEQDRLYMDAVEIIYTSHGQIADEWIIDELKNKKKPTEHVVVTSDKKLAYRAKIHMAKTQTVEEFVSWLARRFVNQKRKESLPTLEKKIKKKEIVQETVVIQEDVNTYYLKSFENNYKKILEDEIKNDKILSKSNESVKKRKSLKKKNKKEDDLFLMDYWLKSFERNIEE
- the brnQ gene encoding hypothetical protein (LIV-II) translates to MSYLILILSIGFALFSMFFGSGNLVFPISLGYEVGSNYEVACIGLLITAVFIPFFGVYAMWLYKGDTKAFFSTMGPKANFWLSFLILSIISPFGVLARCITVAHGSFYLLAPDVSLPVFSLIFCAILYLVTYKESQIVSILGTYLTPFLLLSLSIIAYFGFKADGYFSNNNLTSLQTFKSGFYQGYQTMDLLAAFFFSSFILKHIDQLKHPTKSVAEIFKHSLYVGAFLLSIIYVTLIYLGAKNSTNLIGVAPQQMLGTIAYQAMGALSAPVVCIALILACFTTAVVLAKLYAEFFQSELAKNKVSNSTAMIITLAIAFFVSTFEFSGIARFLSPLLEAIYPSLIVLTFFNVLSKKIGIKNYRWPIVATLIGKICFF
- the yhdG gene encoding putative amino acid permease YhdG — protein: MSFWRTKSLEDLKAEANSGNVKLERSLNAFSLIMLGIGAIIGAGLFSITGIAAANNAGPAILISFALAALGCALAGLCFSELAAIIPVAGGPYSYTYVALGELFAWIVGWALILEYAAGAAAVSISWSAYVTSLLKDLGINLPLNLTSSPWQGTPTDTGLFYGIINIPSLVVVGLLSYLLILGVDKSAKVNTALVIIKVLVVLLFIVLGFFYINWNNYTPFIPENTGKFGEFGWSGIVRAAGIVFFAYIGFDAVSTAAQEVKNPQKDLPIGIIGSLIVCTVLYILFSFVLVGLVPYYDLDYAAPIALAIDQTPFVWLNTLIKIAIIAGLTSVILVLMLGQSRIFFTMAKDGLLPPVFGKVHSTYHTPWIANLIVMGAVGLTSAFAPLSMVGSLTSMGTLLAFAIVCASVWVLRYKRPDIERPFKTPWVPFIPILGILVCVGLMLFLGIDNWIRLIVWLGIGLLVYFMYGRHTSHLSLHPNGKKH
- a CDS encoding putative protein containing caspase domain protein — its product is MKSFFCIFFLLANVLFAQQVHFIVVADNQANNIEDVVHANQILINEFIQDLIEVTNLKINSLNLTESNFNAKTIWSCLKEKQINANDIILFYYTGHGYRNEFQETVWPSLYLTNEKAGLDFTDILQILQEKRPALLLALADCCNNIIPSKFAPPIIKAQLHHHKIIGDNFKKNVTYLFSTKGTVVISAAKAGSFAYGTSKGGFFTKSFLDSFNLIPHISWEESIKSMQKLLIHYVDPKSDSKRKQEIQSYLHLSHDGSF